A section of the Myxococcus virescens genome encodes:
- a CDS encoding 4-alpha-glucanotransferase, translating to MSRALLPENHHRLVTEALAALDVRNWVLSIHDPSFPSLPEEDTGWGSPYSEGAARFLAFARELGFNGIQLGPQGQVTEFNASPYDGTLFSRNLLNVALAPLEAPEPWGALLPPGRVAQLAASRPSALPPGARFRHAFRAQTTLLNEAWRTFQQKRAAPDAAPAIQALASRFDTFRQQHRAWLVRDALFDVLCEEKREPDWRRWADSLDGRLWNPRPEEEAAAVARLTQLELRYADTLERYAFCQFLVHAQHQGLRERVGAWRLKLYGDLQIGLSPRDAWAWQGLFLRTYLMGAPPSRTNPDGQPWNYPVMDPEQYFEPDDAGTNAGSRNGPVLRFMNARMDKMLGEYDGLRLDHPHGLVCPWVYRADLPDALWSVQHGARLFSSPDLPDHPELAHFALVRPEQVDRAVPRYADRWVKDLTPEQVRRYSVLFDTVVEASRRNGRQVGDLLAEVLSTLPYPLERVLAQYGLGRFRVTQKADLHDPSDVYRSENVGPEDWVMVGNHDTKSLWRLVADWQWKGSLHAQAEYLAARLCPEPAEREAFARELSTSPGRLAQAKVADLFASRARNVMMFFTDLLGMSETYNAPGTVDERNWSLRVPQDWAREYRERLKGDAAVNLPAALAMALRAQGALARARHQRLLEGLDALARELRAG from the coding sequence ATGTCTCGCGCCTTGCTGCCTGAAAATCACCACCGACTCGTCACCGAAGCCCTGGCCGCGCTCGACGTCCGCAACTGGGTGCTCAGCATCCATGACCCGAGCTTCCCCAGCCTTCCAGAAGAGGACACGGGCTGGGGCTCGCCTTACTCGGAAGGGGCGGCGCGCTTCCTCGCGTTCGCCCGGGAGCTGGGCTTCAACGGCATCCAGCTGGGGCCGCAGGGGCAGGTGACGGAGTTCAACGCCTCGCCGTATGACGGCACGCTCTTCTCGCGAAACCTCCTCAACGTGGCGCTCGCGCCGCTGGAGGCCCCCGAGCCCTGGGGCGCGCTGCTGCCACCGGGCCGCGTGGCGCAGCTCGCCGCCAGCCGCCCTTCGGCGCTGCCCCCCGGAGCGCGCTTCCGTCACGCCTTCCGCGCGCAGACCACCCTGCTGAACGAAGCGTGGCGCACCTTCCAACAGAAGCGTGCGGCGCCGGACGCGGCTCCGGCCATCCAGGCACTGGCCTCGCGCTTCGACACCTTCCGTCAGCAGCACCGGGCCTGGCTGGTGCGGGACGCCCTCTTCGACGTGCTGTGCGAGGAGAAGCGCGAGCCGGACTGGCGGCGCTGGGCGGACTCGCTGGACGGTCGGCTGTGGAACCCCCGTCCGGAGGAGGAGGCGGCGGCCGTCGCGCGCCTGACGCAGTTGGAGCTGCGCTACGCGGACACGCTGGAGCGCTACGCCTTCTGTCAGTTCCTGGTCCATGCGCAGCACCAAGGCCTGCGCGAGCGCGTGGGCGCATGGCGGTTGAAGCTGTACGGCGACCTCCAGATTGGCCTGTCGCCGCGCGACGCGTGGGCCTGGCAGGGCCTCTTCCTGCGCACCTACCTCATGGGCGCCCCGCCCAGCAGGACGAACCCGGACGGCCAGCCGTGGAACTATCCGGTGATGGACCCGGAGCAGTACTTCGAGCCGGACGACGCCGGGACGAACGCCGGGAGCCGCAACGGGCCCGTGCTGCGCTTCATGAACGCGCGCATGGACAAGATGCTCGGCGAATACGACGGGCTGCGGCTGGACCATCCGCACGGGCTGGTGTGCCCGTGGGTGTACCGCGCGGACCTGCCGGACGCGCTGTGGTCCGTGCAACATGGAGCGCGGCTCTTCTCCTCACCGGACCTGCCGGACCACCCGGAGCTGGCGCACTTCGCGCTCGTGCGCCCGGAGCAGGTGGACCGCGCCGTGCCGCGCTACGCGGACCGCTGGGTGAAGGACCTCACGCCTGAACAGGTGCGCCGCTACAGCGTCCTCTTCGACACGGTGGTGGAGGCGTCCCGGCGCAACGGGCGGCAAGTGGGCGACTTGCTCGCGGAGGTGCTCAGCACGCTGCCGTACCCGCTGGAGCGCGTGCTGGCGCAGTACGGCCTGGGCCGCTTCCGCGTGACGCAGAAGGCGGACCTGCACGACCCGTCGGACGTGTACCGCAGTGAGAACGTGGGCCCGGAGGATTGGGTGATGGTGGGCAACCACGACACGAAGTCCCTCTGGCGCCTGGTGGCGGACTGGCAATGGAAGGGCTCGCTGCACGCGCAGGCGGAGTACCTGGCCGCGCGCTTGTGCCCCGAGCCCGCGGAGCGCGAGGCCTTCGCGCGCGAGCTGTCCACGAGCCCGGGACGGTTGGCGCAGGCGAAGGTGGCGGACCTGTTCGCCAGCCGAGCGCGCAACGTGATGATGTTCTTCACCGACCTGCTCGGGATGTCGGAGACGTACAACGCGCCCGGCACGGTGGATGAGCGCAACTGGTCCCTGCGCGTGCCCCAGGACTGGGCGCGGGAGTACCGCGAGCGGTTGAAGGGAGACGCCGCGGTGAACCTGCCCGCGGCGCTCGCCATGGCGCTGCGGGCGCAGGGGGCTTTGGCGCGCGCGCGGCATCAGCGCTTGCTGGAAGGACTGGACGCGCTGGCCCGGGAGCTGCGGGCCGGGTGA
- a CDS encoding efflux RND transporter permease subunit translates to MFISDFAIKRPIITITSMLALVVFGLVSLGLLETDEFPDVQPPVVSVTIVYPGASPETVEREILEPIEDAIFAISGVDPKETTSIATDGLASFTVFFDFEKDIQEATQDIRDAISSKRADLPQEMEEPILTRFDPADQPIVSLTLTSEGLDVAALSLVADPTVVGELRSVPGVAQAEVVGDVAREMTVQLKPEALQAAGLSVAEVVAALQAQNLAAPVGRINAPLTEESIRLKGRLEKVEDFRTMVVASRNGQAIRLEQVADVFVGAEEPRTLALFNGAQAVGIDVLKARGYSTTEVADAVRERVQALQQRLPAGVKLEIVRDAGVRVENAVHNVQSALVEGALLTVLVVFVFLNSWRSTVITGLALPVSVLASFISVWAFGFTLNTMSLLGLTLAIGILIDDAIVVRENIVRHVEMGKDHYTASREGTSEIGLAVSATTFSIVAVFVPVAFMYGVAGQWFKPFALTIACAVLVSLFVSFSLDPMLSAYWPEPPRKENPGFITRTLNRFNAWFDRQAERYKHVIAWALDHRLVMVLVAVGSLVGALVLQGTVGGAGFVPVSDRAEVELLVETPPGSSLEYTRRKVDEVTRTLRAHPEVDYTYATIGVPLALSAPGVDQALVYVRLKPKAERDVSQDALGVQFREEMKRIGGATVSVFTSGFGGAFKQLQYELRGPDQRVLTQLAQQVQKEVAQVSGAVDVGLSTRGQKPELEVELNRGLAGQLGVTVGQVAQALRPAFAGLDVGDWVDPIGETRDVMVRLAPGARDNPNDLSQLPISVGAAAGGPPRLVPLGQVADIRQTLGPAQVTHLNRERVINVQANVQGRSLSEVGADIQKRLDGVKLPPGYTLTTGGESADQAEVFMRVFIALGMALMLMYLILVIQFGSFLDPLAILISLPLSLIGVVLALLITGDTLNLMSLIGIMLLMGIVAKNAILLIDFAKWSHEKGMPLREALIEAGRIRLRPIIMTTFALVAGMVPVAIGAGEGGDFRAPLGRAVIGGTLTSTLLTLLVIPTVYEILVDGRTWSTRMLRKLFRMKPPEQRPHVPGGGGGRGEPRPAPQARHD, encoded by the coding sequence GTGTTCATCTCAGACTTCGCCATCAAGCGTCCCATCATCACCATCACCTCGATGCTGGCGCTGGTGGTCTTCGGTCTCGTGTCGCTGGGACTCCTGGAGACCGACGAGTTTCCCGACGTCCAGCCCCCGGTGGTGAGCGTCACCATCGTCTATCCAGGCGCTTCACCCGAGACGGTGGAGCGGGAAATCCTCGAGCCCATCGAGGACGCCATCTTCGCCATCAGCGGCGTGGACCCGAAGGAGACGACGTCCATCGCCACCGACGGCCTGGCGTCCTTCACGGTGTTCTTCGACTTCGAGAAGGACATCCAGGAAGCGACGCAAGACATCCGGGACGCCATCTCCAGCAAGCGCGCGGACCTGCCACAGGAGATGGAGGAGCCCATCCTCACGCGCTTCGACCCGGCGGACCAGCCCATCGTGTCGCTGACGCTCACCTCGGAAGGGTTGGACGTTGCGGCGCTGTCCTTGGTGGCGGACCCGACGGTGGTGGGCGAGCTGCGCTCGGTGCCCGGCGTCGCCCAGGCGGAGGTCGTCGGTGACGTGGCGCGGGAGATGACGGTGCAGCTCAAGCCCGAGGCGCTCCAGGCCGCGGGCTTGTCGGTGGCGGAGGTGGTGGCGGCGCTCCAGGCGCAGAACCTGGCGGCGCCGGTGGGCCGCATCAACGCGCCGCTGACGGAGGAGTCCATCCGCCTCAAGGGACGCCTGGAGAAGGTGGAGGACTTCCGGACCATGGTGGTGGCCTCGCGCAACGGTCAGGCCATCCGCCTGGAGCAGGTGGCGGACGTCTTCGTCGGCGCCGAGGAGCCACGCACGCTGGCGCTCTTCAACGGCGCCCAGGCGGTGGGCATCGACGTGCTCAAGGCCCGGGGCTACAGCACCACCGAGGTCGCGGACGCCGTGCGTGAGCGGGTGCAGGCGCTCCAGCAGCGGCTCCCCGCGGGCGTGAAGCTCGAAATCGTGCGCGACGCCGGCGTCCGCGTGGAGAACGCCGTGCACAACGTGCAGTCCGCGCTGGTGGAAGGCGCGCTGCTCACGGTGCTGGTCGTCTTCGTCTTCCTCAACTCGTGGCGCTCCACCGTCATCACCGGTCTGGCGCTGCCGGTGAGCGTGCTGGCGTCCTTCATCAGCGTGTGGGCCTTCGGCTTCACGCTCAACACCATGTCGCTCTTGGGCCTGACGCTGGCCATCGGCATCCTCATCGACGACGCCATCGTCGTGCGAGAGAACATCGTCCGCCACGTGGAGATGGGGAAGGACCACTACACGGCGTCACGCGAGGGCACCTCGGAGATCGGCCTCGCGGTTTCGGCGACCACCTTCTCCATTGTCGCCGTCTTCGTGCCCGTGGCCTTCATGTACGGCGTGGCCGGCCAGTGGTTCAAGCCCTTCGCCCTCACCATCGCCTGCGCGGTGCTGGTGTCGCTGTTCGTGTCCTTCTCGCTGGACCCGATGCTGAGCGCGTACTGGCCGGAGCCGCCCAGGAAGGAGAACCCGGGCTTCATCACCCGGACGCTGAACCGCTTCAACGCCTGGTTCGACCGGCAGGCGGAGCGCTACAAGCACGTCATCGCCTGGGCGCTGGACCACCGGCTGGTGATGGTGCTGGTGGCGGTGGGCTCGTTGGTGGGCGCGTTGGTGCTCCAGGGCACCGTGGGCGGCGCCGGCTTCGTGCCGGTGAGCGACCGCGCGGAGGTGGAACTGCTGGTGGAGACGCCGCCGGGCTCCAGCCTGGAGTACACGCGGCGCAAGGTGGACGAGGTGACGCGCACCCTGCGCGCCCACCCGGAGGTGGACTACACCTACGCCACCATCGGCGTGCCCCTGGCGCTCAGCGCGCCCGGCGTGGACCAGGCCCTGGTGTACGTGCGGCTCAAGCCGAAGGCGGAGCGCGACGTGAGCCAGGACGCCTTGGGCGTCCAGTTCCGCGAGGAGATGAAGCGCATCGGCGGCGCCACCGTCTCCGTCTTCACCTCGGGCTTCGGTGGAGCCTTCAAGCAGCTCCAGTACGAGCTGCGCGGTCCGGACCAGCGGGTGCTCACGCAGCTGGCGCAGCAGGTCCAGAAGGAAGTGGCGCAGGTGTCCGGCGCGGTGGACGTGGGCCTGTCCACGCGAGGGCAGAAGCCGGAGCTGGAGGTGGAGCTGAATCGCGGGCTCGCCGGACAGTTGGGCGTGACGGTGGGGCAGGTGGCCCAGGCGCTGCGGCCGGCCTTCGCGGGCCTGGACGTGGGGGACTGGGTGGACCCCATCGGGGAGACGCGAGACGTCATGGTGCGGCTGGCTCCGGGGGCGCGTGACAACCCCAATGACTTGTCGCAACTGCCCATCTCCGTGGGCGCGGCGGCGGGCGGTCCGCCCCGGCTGGTGCCGCTGGGGCAGGTGGCGGACATCCGTCAAACATTGGGTCCGGCGCAGGTGACGCACTTGAACCGTGAGCGCGTCATCAACGTCCAGGCGAACGTGCAGGGGCGCTCGTTGTCGGAGGTGGGCGCGGACATCCAGAAGCGGCTGGACGGCGTGAAGCTGCCGCCGGGCTACACGCTGACGACGGGCGGCGAGTCCGCGGACCAGGCCGAGGTGTTCATGCGCGTGTTCATCGCGCTCGGCATGGCGTTGATGCTGATGTACCTCATCCTGGTCATCCAGTTCGGCTCCTTCCTGGACCCGTTGGCCATCCTCATCTCGCTGCCGCTGTCGCTCATCGGCGTGGTGCTGGCGCTGCTCATCACCGGCGACACGCTCAACCTCATGAGCCTCATCGGCATCATGCTGCTGATGGGAATTGTCGCGAAGAACGCCATCCTCCTCATCGACTTCGCCAAGTGGTCGCACGAGAAGGGCATGCCCCTGCGCGAGGCGCTCATCGAAGCGGGCCGCATCCGTCTGCGCCCCATCATCATGACGACCTTCGCGCTGGTGGCGGGCATGGTGCCGGTGGCCATCGGCGCGGGCGAGGGCGGCGACTTCCGCGCGCCGCTGGGACGCGCGGTGATTGGCGGCACGCTGACGTCCACGCTGCTGACACTGCTGGTGATTCCCACGGTGTACGAAATCCTGGTGGACGGCCGGACGTGGTCCACCCGCATGCTGCGCAAGCTCTTCCGGATGAAGCCTCCCGAACAGCGGCCTCACGTTCCGGGAGGGGGCGGCGGCCGTGGAGAGCCCCGGCCCGCCCCTCAGGCGCGCCACGATTGA
- a CDS encoding efflux RND transporter periplasmic adaptor subunit, with product MGLCALSGCREGGEAAPAPRQEELEVTLGPENVARAEVRQLRSGPGISGNLQARTAAAVRAEVGGTILDIKAQQGQVVKKGEELARIEDVTLKDQLIAASAAVRTARSALQVAEAEQERATRLSKAGVITQRDFERAELSVEQAKGQLAEARSRHALAQEQLNRARVVAPFAGVVSERQASAGDVVQPSAPLFTVVDPRTLRLEASVPAAQLEQVKVDTPVEFHVTGYGDRAFRGTVERINPVVDPATGQVRIYVAIPNTDLQLLAGLFAEGRVASKGTQAVAIPIDAIDDTGTEPAVLRIQEGRVQRVNVTLGLRDEVARQVEVRSGLEDGDVVLLGAARSEVVEGGRVKVSPPRPDSKPVEEAGPGVGGSEAPPPSSSGAMQPTPRPASTQPPAEDAAPSH from the coding sequence ATGGGGCTCTGCGCCCTGTCCGGTTGCCGCGAGGGTGGGGAAGCCGCGCCCGCGCCTCGACAAGAGGAGCTGGAGGTGACGCTGGGCCCGGAGAACGTGGCCCGCGCCGAGGTGCGGCAGCTGCGCTCCGGTCCTGGCATCTCCGGCAACCTGCAGGCGCGCACGGCGGCGGCGGTGCGCGCGGAAGTGGGCGGCACCATCCTCGACATCAAGGCCCAGCAGGGCCAGGTGGTGAAGAAGGGGGAGGAGCTGGCGCGCATCGAGGACGTCACGCTGAAGGACCAGCTCATCGCGGCGTCGGCGGCGGTCCGCACGGCCCGCAGCGCGCTCCAGGTGGCCGAGGCCGAGCAGGAGCGCGCCACGAGGCTGTCCAAGGCGGGCGTCATCACCCAGCGCGACTTCGAGCGGGCGGAGCTCTCCGTGGAGCAGGCCAAGGGGCAGCTCGCGGAGGCGCGCTCCCGGCATGCCCTGGCGCAGGAGCAGCTCAACCGCGCGCGCGTCGTGGCGCCCTTCGCGGGCGTGGTGAGTGAGCGGCAGGCCAGCGCGGGTGACGTCGTCCAGCCCAGCGCGCCGCTCTTCACGGTGGTGGATCCGCGCACGTTGCGCCTGGAGGCCTCCGTGCCCGCCGCGCAGCTCGAACAGGTGAAGGTGGACACGCCGGTGGAGTTCCACGTGACGGGCTACGGGGACCGCGCCTTCCGCGGCACGGTGGAGCGCATCAACCCGGTGGTGGACCCGGCCACCGGCCAGGTCCGCATCTACGTGGCCATTCCCAACACGGACCTCCAACTGCTGGCCGGCCTCTTCGCGGAGGGACGCGTGGCCTCGAAGGGCACGCAGGCGGTCGCGATTCCCATCGACGCCATCGACGACACGGGGACCGAGCCCGCCGTGCTGCGCATCCAGGAAGGGCGCGTGCAGCGGGTGAACGTCACATTGGGCCTGCGCGACGAGGTGGCGCGGCAGGTCGAGGTCCGCTCAGGCCTGGAGGACGGCGACGTGGTGCTGCTGGGCGCCGCGCGGAGCGAGGTGGTGGAGGGCGGGCGCGTGAAGGTGTCGCCCCCGCGGCCTGACTCGAAGCCCGTGGAGGAGGCGGGGCCCGGCGTTGGGGGCTCGGAGGCACCGCCGCCTTCGTCGTCGGGAGCAATGCAGCCCACGCCGCGGCCCGCGTCCACGCAACCACCGGCGGAGGACGCTGCGCCGTCCCACTGA
- a CDS encoding ADYC domain-containing protein, with protein sequence MMRSGRSKCLRVLRRVAGRAAAADIDSVVGPGRWWVMGAWKQTVAALVSAVSMAGCAGNVTEPVALRSGVAELAAPNGRNLNGRNLNGRNLNTPELGQLLVSVDLAGARIAEEVLGAVRLEGSVFHGVASSGPVSGQSFLGARFTGNLSSGDTVELRVDGIEPGAGADADVWAYHVSYYDAADALWRPACAAADGSALGAIPVAGRWDYRQGVAGGGAKVDDAARFTFACEGAAIAKCVRFGYRPWGTTADGLSLADHHQACTRMVRADFCGDGTSHTTDGQWVNLHDGVNVQTDTEAWLHEAEWDADGARCFTQTTRAAQAVSCPGQTQLTQCGKWAHFQAGTLIMSEVPPAQ encoded by the coding sequence GTGATGCGCAGTGGACGAAGCAAGTGCCTGCGGGTGCTCAGGCGAGTTGCTGGGCGGGCGGCCGCTGCGGACATTGATTCCGTGGTCGGGCCGGGAAGGTGGTGGGTGATGGGTGCTTGGAAGCAGACGGTGGCGGCGCTGGTCAGCGCGGTGAGCATGGCGGGCTGTGCGGGGAACGTGACGGAGCCGGTGGCGCTGCGCTCGGGCGTGGCGGAGCTGGCGGCGCCGAACGGACGGAACCTGAATGGCCGCAACCTGAATGGCCGCAACCTGAACACCCCCGAGCTGGGGCAGTTGCTCGTGTCCGTGGACCTGGCGGGCGCCCGCATCGCGGAGGAAGTCCTCGGCGCGGTGCGGCTGGAGGGCAGCGTCTTCCACGGCGTCGCCTCCAGCGGCCCGGTGTCCGGCCAGTCCTTCCTGGGCGCGCGCTTCACCGGCAACCTGAGCAGTGGTGACACCGTGGAGCTGCGCGTCGACGGCATCGAGCCTGGAGCGGGCGCGGACGCGGACGTCTGGGCGTACCACGTCTCCTACTACGACGCGGCGGATGCCCTCTGGAGGCCCGCGTGCGCGGCGGCGGACGGCTCCGCGCTGGGCGCCATCCCCGTGGCGGGCCGGTGGGACTACCGCCAGGGCGTGGCGGGCGGCGGCGCGAAGGTGGATGACGCCGCGCGCTTCACCTTCGCCTGCGAGGGGGCGGCCATCGCCAAGTGCGTGCGCTTCGGCTACCGGCCCTGGGGCACCACGGCGGACGGTCTGAGCCTGGCGGACCACCATCAGGCGTGCACGCGCATGGTGCGCGCGGACTTCTGCGGCGACGGCACGTCGCACACCACGGATGGCCAGTGGGTGAACCTCCATGACGGCGTGAACGTGCAGACGGATACGGAGGCGTGGCTGCACGAGGCCGAGTGGGACGCCGACGGTGCGCGCTGCTTCACGCAGACGACGCGCGCGGCACAGGCCGTGAGCTGCCCGGGGCAGACGCAGCTCACCCAATGCGGCAAGTGGGCCCACTTCCAGGCCGGCACGCTCATCATGAGCGAGGTCCCTCCCGCGCAGTAG